A single Streptomyces sannanensis DNA region contains:
- a CDS encoding HEAT repeat domain-containing protein, which produces MLIGDVARRSEVSARMLRHYESLGLVRPTGRTDSGYREYSSENIRRIFHIESLRSLGLSLRDVRRALDDPGFAPAELVDDLIRQTRDRIAAETELLTRLRRIGAVEPAGWEDVLQIVALLQALGSKNAGARQRAALSAVVEVPVPVEALVEAVLSESDPNVAGALRWALAQSGEDGPALLAEGLGSPAAEVRKRAVESIAEIPNGEATALLQDALTNPDIVVRRYAALALGARGVADAVPTLIDMIVEERNDADAADALSTLASDHALADQIATGLVGCLARSTIGSSARRRLTQALADIPGTTTSRALADLSHDEDRVVALTATYILKLRNARQ; this is translated from the coding sequence GTGTTGATCGGTGATGTCGCGCGACGGTCCGAGGTCAGCGCCCGCATGCTCAGGCATTACGAATCGCTCGGCCTGGTGCGGCCAACAGGTCGTACCGACTCCGGCTATCGAGAGTACTCCAGCGAGAACATCCGGCGAATCTTCCACATCGAGAGCCTGCGGTCATTGGGGCTGTCGCTGCGCGACGTCAGGCGCGCGCTCGATGACCCCGGCTTCGCGCCCGCGGAGCTCGTCGACGACCTCATCCGCCAGACGCGAGACCGCATCGCAGCGGAGACGGAGCTGCTCACGCGACTCCGTCGGATCGGTGCTGTCGAACCCGCCGGCTGGGAGGACGTCCTCCAGATCGTCGCGCTCCTCCAGGCGTTGGGGTCGAAGAACGCGGGGGCGCGGCAGCGCGCGGCCCTGTCCGCGGTCGTGGAAGTTCCCGTGCCGGTGGAAGCACTGGTCGAGGCCGTGCTGAGCGAGTCGGACCCGAACGTCGCCGGAGCCCTTCGTTGGGCTCTGGCACAATCGGGCGAGGACGGGCCGGCACTGCTGGCGGAGGGCCTCGGCTCACCTGCGGCCGAGGTGCGGAAACGTGCCGTCGAGTCCATCGCGGAGATTCCGAACGGTGAGGCGACCGCACTGCTGCAGGACGCCCTCACGAACCCCGACATCGTGGTCCGCAGGTACGCGGCCCTGGCGCTCGGGGCACGTGGAGTAGCCGACGCGGTCCCGACGCTCATCGACATGATCGTCGAGGAGAGGAACGACGCCGACGCAGCCGATGCGCTGAGCACGCTGGCGAGTGATCACGCGTTGGCGGATCAGATCGCCACCGGGCTCGTCGGCTGCCTTGCCCGCAGCACCATTGGATCGTCTGCACGTCGACGGCTGACACAGGCGCTCGCGGACATCCCGGGGACCACGACGTCACGTGCCCTCGCAGATCTGTCACACGATGAAGACCGTGTCGTTGCGCTTACTGCGACATACATTCTCAAGCTACGCAACGCACGACAGTGA
- a CDS encoding DEAD/DEAH box helicase, whose amino-acid sequence MNAKPPVSGHSGARKNQRAGSVRGELGTLAAADPGLPPAESFAELGLPDELLTAMTGLKVTEPFPIQAATLPHALAGRDVLGRAQTGSGKTLAFGLALLVRTAGRRAEAKRPLALVLVPTRELAQQVSDALAPYAEVLGLRMSTVVGGLSMGRQAAALKAGAEVVIATPGRLGDLIARRDCHVDRVRITVLDEADQMCDMGFLPQVSEILDQVCPDGQRLLFSATLDRNVDQLVERYLDEPVLASVDQARATVTTMEHHVLNVHAADKYATATEIAAREGRVLMFLDTKAAVDTFTRHLKSSGIRAAALHSGKSQPQRTHTLDQFKRGDITVLVATNVAARGIHVDALDLVVNVDAPADPKDYLHRGGRTARAGEAGKVVTLVTPGQRRDVNKMMSEAGIRPVVTQVRSGEAELTRITGARRPPAAKPVQTGKRPFRGMGTQAPKETRRAAQARQAAEARKAAQVRKGR is encoded by the coding sequence ATGAACGCGAAGCCGCCCGTCTCCGGACACTCCGGTGCCCGTAAGAACCAGCGGGCGGGATCAGTGCGGGGCGAGCTCGGCACGCTCGCGGCGGCCGATCCGGGGCTGCCGCCGGCCGAGTCCTTCGCCGAGCTGGGGCTGCCCGACGAGCTGCTGACGGCGATGACCGGCCTCAAGGTCACCGAACCCTTCCCGATCCAGGCGGCGACCCTGCCCCACGCGCTGGCCGGCCGGGACGTGCTGGGCCGGGCCCAGACCGGGTCGGGCAAGACTCTGGCCTTCGGGCTGGCCCTGCTCGTCCGGACCGCCGGGCGGCGCGCGGAGGCGAAGCGGCCCCTGGCGCTGGTGCTCGTCCCGACGCGGGAGCTCGCCCAGCAGGTGAGCGACGCGCTCGCGCCGTATGCCGAGGTGCTGGGGCTGCGGATGTCGACGGTGGTCGGCGGGCTCTCGATGGGACGGCAGGCGGCCGCGCTGAAGGCGGGTGCCGAGGTGGTCATCGCAACCCCGGGGCGGCTCGGCGATCTGATCGCGCGCCGGGACTGCCACGTGGACAGGGTGCGGATCACCGTGCTCGACGAGGCGGACCAGATGTGCGACATGGGCTTCCTGCCACAGGTCTCGGAGATCCTGGACCAGGTGTGCCCCGACGGCCAGCGGCTGCTCTTCTCCGCCACGCTCGACCGGAACGTCGACCAGCTGGTGGAGCGCTACCTCGACGAACCGGTGCTCGCCTCGGTCGACCAGGCCCGGGCCACGGTCACCACGATGGAGCACCACGTCCTGAACGTGCACGCCGCCGACAAGTACGCGACGGCAACCGAGATCGCCGCCCGCGAGGGGCGAGTGCTGATGTTCCTGGACACCAAGGCGGCGGTGGACACCTTCACCCGCCATCTGAAGAGCAGCGGAATCCGGGCGGCCGCCCTGCACAGCGGGAAGTCGCAGCCGCAGCGCACGCACACACTGGACCAGTTCAAGCGCGGCGACATCACCGTCCTGGTGGCCACGAACGTGGCAGCCCGCGGCATCCACGTCGACGCGCTCGACCTGGTCGTGAACGTGGACGCGCCCGCGGACCCGAAGGACTACCTGCACCGGGGCGGCCGCACCGCGCGGGCCGGCGAAGCGGGCAAGGTCGTCACACTCGTCACCCCGGGCCAACGGCGGGATGTGAACAAGATGATGTCCGAGGCCGGGATCCGGCCGGTGGTCACTCAGGTGCGGTCGGGCGAGGCCGAGTTGACGCGAATCACGGGCGCGCGGCGGCCGCCGGCAGCCAAGCCTGTGCAGACCGGCAAGCGGCCCTTCCGGGGCATGGGGACGCAGGCCCCGAAGGAGACGCGCCGCGCCGCCCAGGCCCGCCAGGCCGCGGAGGCCCGCAAAGCGGCCCAGGTACGCAAGGGCCGCTGA